TATTAACAGGCTGATGAGTATGATTACCTTCATGAATTACTACCATTTGTTTTTTATTAGACATTGATAGAAATATTATTACGATTACAGCTATTATTATGATTATTGTTAAAAAAGGTAAGATTTTTTTCATTTATAGAACTCCAAAGAAAATATTATACAAAAAAAAAGCTTCACAAAGATTTGTGAAGCCGCATTCAAATTTATTATAATAGTATATAGGATACTAAGCTCGTATATAATCAGTTTAGTAGGAGGATTAATCTAGTAATACCCTAAATTGTTTCGTAGTATAACAAGTATTTGTTAAGTATTTGTTAAATGAGGATACAAACTGTCCTATTTTTATAATTTTTCTAAAATTTAATCTTACTTTATCATTTAAATCATATAATACAAAAAATATATTTTAGGAAAATAAATGCGTTTAATTATGTTTGATATGGATGGAACTTTAATTGATAGTGGCTTTGCTATTACAAATACTATAAATTATGTAAGAGAAAATCTTGGCTTTGAAAGATTAGAAAAAGATTATATTTTAGAAAAAGTAAATGAACCCCATCTAAATTCAGCTGATTTTTTCTATGGAACAAAAGAGTTCACACAACAGCAAACCGAACTTTTTGAAGAGTATTACAATGAACATTGTTTAACAGATTTAGTACTTTATGATGGAATTGCAAAGTTAATTGATGACTTAAAAGGTGATTTTGTTTTAACTGTTGCTACAAATGCAAATTCACAATATGCAAAAAAAATGCTAGATCATGTAGGTATTGGAGCTAATTTTTCTACTATTTTAGGTTATGATAGTGTGAAGAATCCAAAACCACATCCTGAAATGGTAAATAAAATCTTAAATAAACACAGTATTACAAATGTAAATGCCCAAATGATTGGTGATTCACATAAAGATATACTTGCTGCAAATAGTGCAGGAGTTGATTCTGTACTTGTTAACTGGGGATTTTCTAATCATGAAGAAGGTGCAATTGAAACAATAGAAGAATTAGAACAAAAAATATACGAAAAATTTAAATAAGTTTATATAGTATTGGTATTATAATATCGATACTTTTTGATACTTTAGGAAAGGAAACAGAAGCTTTTTCAACAGCTTTTATAGCTGATTTGTGAAGATGTTTGTTTCCACTTAAAACTTGAATATTTTTTACTTTTCCATTTGAAAGAAGAGTAAATTTAACTTTTACAGTATCTTCAATACGAAGTCTTTTGGCACGCTTAGAGTATTTTGCGTTTTTTATAATATGTCTTCTAACTTGCGCTAAATGTTTACTCAAATAATCCTTTTTTATATCAACTTGTTTAGCTTCTTTATTAACTGTTTTTTGAACTATTTCTTTTTTTACAGGTTTTAAAACAGGTTCTTCTATCACTTTTTTTACGACTTTTTGTTCTACTATTTTTTTCTTAATTACTTTTTTTTCTATCTTCTTTTCTATCTTCTTTTTTACAATTTTCTTTTTCTTAACTATTTTTTTCTTTACTACCTTTTTTTTAACAACTTTCTTCTTGATAATCTT
This sequence is a window from Poseidonibacter parvus. Protein-coding genes within it:
- a CDS encoding HAD family hydrolase, translating into MRLIMFDMDGTLIDSGFAITNTINYVRENLGFERLEKDYILEKVNEPHLNSADFFYGTKEFTQQQTELFEEYYNEHCLTDLVLYDGIAKLIDDLKGDFVLTVATNANSQYAKKMLDHVGIGANFSTILGYDSVKNPKPHPEMVNKILNKHSITNVNAQMIGDSHKDILAANSAGVDSVLVNWGFSNHEEGAIETIEELEQKIYEKFK
- a CDS encoding energy transducer TonB, with the translated sequence MNRYLNSFFITVFLYGSLAYGLFVVFEDKKIIHKETKPLKTISLNHVQIKKEVVKPKEIVEPKKEIVKPKKVEPKKIVKKEKPKKKIIKKKVVKKKVVKKKIVKKKKIVKKKIEKKIEKKVIKKKIVEQKVVKKVIEEPVLKPVKKEIVQKTVNKEAKQVDIKKDYLSKHLAQVRRHIIKNAKYSKRAKRLRIEDTVKVKFTLLSNGKVKNIQVLSGNKHLHKSAIKAVEKASVSFPKVSKSIDIIIPILYKLI